Proteins encoded in a region of the Salipiger sp. CCB-MM3 genome:
- a CDS encoding MDR family MFS transporter: MTHRADPLDSPEPMAPARSDTDPAVIRLALIAVASTLLFASLGQTIVSTAMPTMVADLGGMEHITWVITAYLMASTIGAPIAGKLSDLFGRKAVLQTGIGVFLVGAVLCGFATNMGMVIAGRLVQGAGAGTLIVTSMAVVGDLVPARQRGQAQGLMGAAFGISTVVGPLLGGFIVQHWSWHWIFFVNFPVGALAFVVLGIALPSRTDHSHKPIDYLGALLLTTLLASAVLISNMGGSVLAWSHPGVLALAALCLGALVGFIAVERRAPEPILPLSLFRNNAFLVVNSMGFLVGMAMFGTITFLPLFLQVAKGISPTQSGLFLVPMMGGLLAASIGAGRVMSKTGRYKALPVAATALLALAMLTMTQVSGETPLWRIALSMVGVGLGLGPVFSVGVAAIQNSIPRSMIGIGTASANMFRLIGGSIGTAAFGAIFGLGLARNLDGALPEGASGGIRSMSAEMIAGLPPEQQAQIIEGFSAALHPVFWIASCGGLLACAIGLMLRERPLED, from the coding sequence ATGACCCATCGCGCCGACCCGCTGGACAGCCCCGAGCCCATGGCCCCTGCCCGCTCCGACACCGATCCGGCGGTGATCCGGCTGGCGCTGATCGCCGTGGCCTCGACGCTGCTCTTTGCGTCGCTGGGGCAGACGATCGTTTCGACCGCGATGCCCACCATGGTGGCCGATCTGGGCGGGATGGAGCATATCACATGGGTGATCACCGCCTATCTGATGGCCTCGACCATTGGCGCGCCGATCGCGGGCAAACTGTCGGATCTGTTTGGGCGCAAGGCGGTGCTGCAGACCGGCATTGGCGTCTTCCTCGTGGGCGCGGTGCTCTGCGGCTTTGCCACGAACATGGGCATGGTCATCGCCGGGCGGCTGGTGCAGGGCGCCGGGGCGGGCACGCTGATCGTCACCTCCATGGCGGTGGTCGGCGATCTGGTGCCAGCGCGGCAGCGCGGACAGGCGCAGGGCCTGATGGGCGCGGCCTTCGGCATCTCGACGGTGGTCGGCCCGCTGCTCGGCGGCTTCATCGTGCAGCACTGGTCGTGGCACTGGATTTTCTTCGTCAACTTCCCCGTCGGCGCGCTGGCCTTCGTCGTGCTGGGCATCGCCCTGCCGAGCCGCACCGACCACAGCCACAAGCCCATCGACTATCTAGGCGCGCTGCTGCTGACCACGCTGCTGGCAAGCGCCGTGCTGATCTCCAACATGGGCGGTAGCGTGCTGGCGTGGAGCCATCCGGGCGTGCTGGCGCTGGCGGCGCTCTGCCTTGGGGCGCTGGTCGGTTTCATCGCGGTGGAGCGCCGTGCGCCCGAGCCGATCCTGCCGCTCTCGCTGTTCCGCAACAACGCCTTTCTGGTGGTCAATTCCATGGGCTTTCTGGTGGGCATGGCGATGTTCGGCACGATCACCTTCCTGCCGCTCTTCCTGCAGGTGGCCAAGGGCATCTCGCCCACCCAGTCGGGGCTTTTCCTTGTGCCGATGATGGGCGGGCTGCTGGCCGCCTCGATCGGTGCCGGGCGGGTGATGTCGAAAACCGGCCGTTACAAGGCGCTGCCGGTGGCCGCCACGGCGCTTCTTGCGTTGGCGATGCTGACGATGACGCAGGTTTCGGGCGAGACGCCGCTCTGGCGCATCGCGCTGAGCATGGTCGGCGTCGGGCTCGGCCTCGGGCCGGTGTTCAGCGTCGGCGTGGCGGCGATCCAGAACTCGATCCCGCGCAGCATGATCGGCATCGGCACCGCCAGCGCCAATATGTTCCGGCTGATCGGCGGCTCGATCGGCACCGCCGCCTTTGGCGCGATCTTCGGCCTTGGCCTTGCGCGCAATCTCGACGGTGCCCTGCCCGAAGGCGCAAGCGGCGGCATCCGCAGCATGAGCGCCGAGATGATCGCAGGACTGCCGCCCGAGCAGCAGGCGCAGATCATCGAAGGCTTCAGCGCGGCGCTGCATCCGGTGTTCTGGATTGCGTCTTGCGGTGGTCTGCTGGCCTGCGCCATTGGCCTGATGCTGCGCGAACGCCCGCTCGAGGACTGA
- a CDS encoding MarR family winged helix-turn-helix transcriptional regulator produces the protein MSTARNSEGLTLPDKDARIRDHLRRAGIDDASAQAAIDIDVALQKWRRRVMKRELGERALADLGLSIDLAQLDVLLAVRAPEGEFEDARGEETMVSTVAARLRIDPSRASRIASELIRMGLVRRAVSQKDARRTVLELTTSGAEIVSAVRSYKFLVLGSFLKDWDPEEIALFLPLLDRFSAWSDRAGQHSAPVAERIADLRAALAELPEPPEA, from the coding sequence ATGTCAACAGCACGTAATTCGGAGGGCCTGACCTTGCCCGACAAAGACGCCCGGATCAGGGATCACCTTCGCCGCGCGGGGATCGACGATGCCTCGGCGCAGGCGGCGATCGACATCGACGTCGCGCTGCAGAAGTGGCGGCGGCGCGTGATGAAGCGCGAATTGGGTGAGCGGGCGCTGGCCGATCTGGGGCTGTCGATTGATCTTGCTCAGCTTGACGTGCTGCTGGCGGTGCGCGCGCCCGAAGGCGAATTCGAAGACGCGCGCGGCGAGGAAACAATGGTATCGACCGTGGCGGCGCGGCTGCGGATCGACCCTTCGCGCGCCAGCCGCATCGCTTCGGAGTTGATCCGCATGGGGCTGGTGCGCCGCGCGGTCAGCCAGAAAGACGCGCGCCGCACGGTGCTGGAACTGACCACATCGGGCGCCGAGATCGTCTCGGCGGTGCGCAGCTACAAGTTTCTGGTTCTGGGAAGTTTTCTCAAGGACTGGGACCCGGAGGAGATCGCGCTTTTCCTGCCGCTGCTCGACCGGTTCAGCGCGTGGTCGGACCGCGCCGGGCAGCACAGCGCACCGGTGGCCGAGCGGATCGCCGATCTTCGCGCGGCGCTTGCCGAACTGCCGGAACCGCCCGAGGCGTGA
- a CDS encoding 2-hydroxychromene-2-carboxylate isomerase, translating to MPAEPVIDYYFAPMSGYAYLGHHDLMALARHSGARVRFLPLDMARVYAAAGVTPPYEHGEARRSYRIEQQARLARLRGLRMEAMPPSWPTDPRLSCRCILAAGVLGLDQDAVTFACLRGVWAEHRNIADPGDLQEAFEAADLPGGRILARAQTEEMRDAVTAVTDAAIDAGVFGSPTYVLHGRRYYGQDQIDCLRAALQRDAA from the coding sequence ATGCCCGCCGAGCCCGTGATTGACTATTATTTCGCGCCAATGTCGGGCTACGCCTATCTTGGGCATCACGATCTCATGGCGCTGGCGCGGCACTCCGGGGCGCGGGTGCGCTTTCTGCCGCTCGACATGGCGCGGGTCTATGCCGCCGCCGGGGTCACGCCGCCCTATGAGCATGGCGAGGCCCGCCGCAGCTACAGGATCGAGCAGCAGGCCCGGCTCGCGCGGCTGCGCGGTCTGAGGATGGAGGCGATGCCGCCAAGCTGGCCCACCGATCCGCGGCTCTCCTGTCGCTGCATTCTGGCCGCCGGCGTGCTTGGCCTCGATCAGGATGCGGTGACCTTCGCCTGCCTGCGCGGGGTCTGGGCCGAGCACCGCAATATCGCCGATCCGGGCGATCTGCAGGAAGCCTTCGAAGCCGCCGATCTGCCCGGCGGGCGCATCCTTGCGCGGGCGCAGACCGAAGAGATGCGCGATGCGGTCACCGCCGTGACCGACGCTGCGATCGACGCGGGGGTCTTTGGCTCGCCAACCTATGTGCTGCACGGCAGACGCTATTACGGGCAGGATCAGATCGACTGCCTGCGCGCGGCGCTGCAGCGCGACGCGGCCTAA